In Nitrobacteraceae bacterium AZCC 1564, the following proteins share a genomic window:
- a CDS encoding hypothetical protein (product_source=Hypo-rule applied) has product MMRWGKQSLLRLLAVQRLVLSQNAVGAQFGKKVELSGARGFRAMIGEIDDLALSWAIDGAVWLVDETLQAFRMPVVAARLSFVFVHALLHHGPLAVIGDEEPVQIRSKPSCTAALSTFATKRLARVSLAPSKPMRSPSA; this is encoded by the coding sequence ATGATGAGGTGGGGGAAGCAGAGCTTGCTTCGGCTGCTCGCTGTTCAGCGCCTCGTACTCAGCCAGAATGCGGTCGGGGCCCAGTTCGGCAAGAAGGTCGAGCTGAGCGGCGCGCGAGGTTTCCGCGCGATGATCGGTGAGATTGACGATCTCGCCTTGAGCTGGGCCATCGATGGCGCTGTGTGGCTCGTCGACGAAACTCTTCAGGCTTTCAGAATGCCAGTGGTAGCGGCGCGCCTGTCGTTTGTCTTCGTTCATGCCCTGCTGCACCACGGTCCACTTGCCGTCATCGGTGACGAAGAACCCGTGCAGATAAGATCGAAGCCGTCCTGCACCGCCGCGCTGTCGACCTTTGCCACCAAGCGGCTGGCGCGGGTGAGCTTGGCTCCGTCGAAGCCGATGCGATCACCCAGCGCCTGA
- a CDS encoding hypothetical protein (product_source=Hypo-rule applied), whose protein sequence is MDFVPQLRRSVIDADLQRRKAAFQLDCAPFGAFLGTEFGLDATIDLERIPGLREIRGMKNHVVSPATSCDDFGYGESARADKRIERWTSRRLFLKRRRFAFVTLDNVHAKQDRLMIT, encoded by the coding sequence GTGGACTTCGTGCCGCAACTGCGTCGCAGCGTCATAGACGCGGATCTGCAGCGTCGGAAAGCGGCGTTTCAGCTCGATTGCGCCCCGTTCGGCGCCTTCCTTGGTACTGAATTCGGTCTTGATGCGACCATCGATCTCGAGCGCATACCCGGTCTTCGGGAGATCAGGGGAATGAAGAACCATGTCGTAAGTCCAGCAACGTCGTGTGATGACTTTGGTTACGGTGAGTCCGCCCGTGCAGACAAGCGCATTGAAAGGTGGACAAGCCGCCGCTTGTTTCTCAAACGGCGTCGATTCGCGTTTGTGACTCTTGACAATGTACACGCGAAGCAAGACAGGCTGATGATTACCTAG
- a CDS encoding hypothetical protein (product_source=COG1415; cog=COG1415; pfam=PF05559) has translation MPAHHDVRSKDVFVRRLHGTLAAAVERGPMDFPDLLLTPGVGARTVRSLAMVAEVVHGAPYRFADPARFSLAHGGKDRHPYPVPLKVYDETILVMKSAVQNAKLGRDEEMQALKRLDDQARHLERTARGPSFEAFVATGRAASPALDGRSVFGWEADLAGRKWSGA, from the coding sequence ATGCCGGCGCACCATGACGTCCGTTCGAAGGATGTCTTCGTCCGCCGTCTGCACGGGACGCTGGCCGCAGCAGTCGAGCGCGGACCTATGGACTTTCCCGATCTGCTGCTGACACCGGGCGTTGGCGCGCGAACCGTGCGCTCGCTCGCGATGGTGGCCGAGGTGGTCCACGGCGCGCCCTACCGCTTTGCCGATCCGGCGCGGTTTTCTCTGGCCCATGGCGGCAAGGACCGTCATCCCTACCCGGTCCCGCTCAAGGTCTATGACGAGACCATCCTCGTCATGAAGTCCGCGGTACAGAACGCAAAGCTCGGGCGCGACGAGGAAATGCAGGCCTTGAAGCGCCTCGACGATCAGGCCCGGCACTTGGAGCGCACCGCGCGGGGACCGTCCTTCGAGGCCTTCGTTGCAACCGGACGTGCAGCATCACCCGCCCTCGACGGACGATCGGTATTTGGCTGGGAAGCGGATCTCGCCGGCCGCAAGTGGTCGGGGGCGTGA
- a CDS encoding methyl-accepting chemotaxis protein (product_source=KO:K03406; cath_funfam=1.10.287.950; cog=COG0840; ko=KO:K03406; pfam=PF00015,PF00672,PF12729; smart=SM00283,SM00304; superfamily=58104; transmembrane_helix_parts=Outside_1_9,TMhelix_10_29,Inside_30_184,TMhelix_185_207,Outside_208_555): protein MRVTLKASLIAVLSLLVVIIAGEGWYGITQIDKINSSTDDIATNWMPSVKALAELKYLSARVRLDAVRVATSEGESRQSRIKALNEHLEAMELVGKEYEKLISNADERKFWTAFSEKWPVYLRLQQEALAQDRDRLTGLLGEKATIANRDALEPLDEAIAFNDNGAKQATRAAQSVYDSAQRSMIGLVVIAVLIGLAAILFVMLRLAAPLQRLNGALQAMANGDVNSEIPGASRNDEIGDIAKTVTVIRQNAENEALAKADEAARETVARAAQRKADMNSMADRFEAAVGQIIDRVSSASTELEAAAGSLTEVAGTTQRLAVSVASASTQASGNVQSVASATEEMASSVKEIGRQVEMSTRISADAVQQAQVTDQRIADLTRAASRIGDVSEFIKSIAGQTNLLALNATIEAARAGEAGRGFAVVAAEVKELAAQTAKATQEIAEQIAGIQTATTESANAIQDVGTTISNISRIATTIAAAVEEQGMVTQEIARNVQQAATGTNEVASSIARVNEGAASTGSSSVQVLSSAKELAEESNRLKLELKEFLHTVRAA from the coding sequence ATGCGCGTCACTTTGAAGGCGTCACTCATCGCAGTGCTCTCCCTGCTTGTTGTTATTATCGCGGGCGAGGGGTGGTACGGCATCACCCAGATCGACAAGATCAATTCCTCCACGGACGACATCGCCACCAACTGGATGCCGTCAGTGAAGGCGCTCGCCGAATTGAAATATCTGAGCGCGCGCGTTCGGCTCGATGCCGTTCGGGTCGCGACCTCGGAGGGCGAAAGCCGCCAGAGCCGTATCAAGGCGCTGAACGAGCACTTAGAGGCGATGGAACTTGTCGGCAAGGAGTATGAGAAGCTTATCTCCAATGCGGATGAGCGCAAATTCTGGACAGCCTTCAGCGAGAAATGGCCCGTGTACCTGCGGCTGCAGCAGGAGGCGCTGGCGCAGGACCGCGACCGGCTGACCGGCCTGCTCGGGGAGAAAGCTACGATAGCGAATAGGGATGCGCTGGAGCCGCTGGATGAAGCCATTGCCTTCAACGACAACGGCGCGAAGCAGGCAACGCGTGCTGCCCAGAGCGTCTACGACAGCGCCCAGCGCTCCATGATCGGCCTCGTGGTAATCGCGGTCCTGATCGGCCTCGCGGCCATCCTCTTTGTCATGCTGCGGCTCGCCGCGCCGCTGCAGAGGCTCAATGGCGCTTTGCAGGCCATGGCCAATGGCGACGTCAATTCGGAAATCCCCGGCGCCTCGCGCAACGATGAAATCGGTGACATCGCCAAGACGGTGACCGTCATCCGGCAAAACGCCGAGAACGAAGCGCTGGCGAAGGCGGACGAAGCCGCGCGCGAAACCGTGGCCCGCGCCGCGCAACGCAAGGCTGATATGAATTCGATGGCGGATCGGTTCGAAGCCGCGGTAGGCCAGATCATCGACCGGGTTTCGTCGGCGTCGACCGAGCTGGAAGCAGCGGCAGGATCGTTGACCGAAGTTGCCGGTACCACACAGCGCCTTGCGGTGAGTGTCGCCTCGGCCTCGACGCAGGCATCGGGCAACGTCCAATCGGTCGCCTCGGCCACTGAAGAGATGGCTTCGTCTGTGAAGGAGATCGGCCGTCAGGTGGAGATGTCCACCCGCATTTCGGCGGACGCGGTTCAGCAGGCGCAGGTGACAGACCAGCGCATCGCCGACCTGACGAGGGCGGCGTCGCGGATCGGCGATGTGAGCGAGTTCATCAAGTCCATCGCTGGCCAGACCAACCTGCTGGCCCTGAACGCCACCATCGAGGCGGCGCGTGCAGGCGAGGCGGGGCGTGGCTTCGCGGTGGTCGCAGCCGAAGTGAAGGAACTGGCGGCGCAGACCGCCAAGGCGACCCAGGAAATCGCCGAGCAGATCGCCGGCATTCAAACGGCAACGACGGAGTCGGCCAACGCGATTCAGGACGTCGGCACGACCATCTCCAACATCTCCCGCATCGCGACCACCATTGCCGCTGCGGTGGAGGAGCAGGGAATGGTGACACAGGAGATCGCAAGAAACGTGCAGCAGGCGGCGACCGGGACCAACGAAGTCGCTTCCAGCATCGCTCGTGTCAACGAAGGCGCAGCCTCCACTGGCTCGTCCTCGGTGCAGGTGCTCTCGTCGGCCAAGGAGCTGGCGGAGGAGAGCAATCGTTTGAAGCTCGAGCTTAAGGAATTCCTGCACACCGTGCGGGCGGCATAG
- a CDS encoding transporter family-2 protein (product_source=KO:K09936; cog=COG3238; ko=KO:K09936; pfam=PF04657; superfamily=103481; transmembrane_helix_parts=Outside_1_5,TMhelix_6_28,Inside_29_34,TMhelix_35_57,Outside_58_71,TMhelix_72_91,Inside_92_97,TMhelix_98_120,Outside_121_129,TMhelix_130_147,Inside_148_148) → MSNSLMLMMLAVASGASIVLQQALNANLSTLLKSAAWSGFMSYFVGVLCMIVLAIALRDPIPSASVAARVPWWAWSGGLFGAIFIGLAVVLVPKLGAATFFALLITGQLVASVAFDHFGVLGLAQRSVDLPRVLGVALLIGGVVLIRR, encoded by the coding sequence ATGTCCAACTCGTTGATGCTGATGATGCTCGCGGTCGCGTCAGGCGCGAGCATCGTTCTTCAGCAGGCTCTGAACGCCAATCTGAGCACGCTTCTGAAGTCGGCTGCGTGGTCCGGCTTCATGAGCTACTTCGTCGGCGTGTTGTGCATGATCGTGCTGGCCATCGCGCTGCGCGATCCCATTCCATCAGCGAGCGTCGCGGCACGCGTGCCCTGGTGGGCATGGAGCGGCGGCCTGTTCGGCGCGATCTTCATCGGCCTCGCGGTGGTGCTGGTGCCGAAGTTAGGGGCCGCGACCTTCTTCGCGCTGCTGATCACGGGCCAGCTTGTCGCTTCCGTCGCGTTCGACCATTTCGGCGTGTTGGGTCTCGCGCAACGGTCCGTCGATCTGCCGCGTGTGCTCGGCGTGGCGCTCCTGATCGGTGGAGTGGTTCTCATCCGCCGCTAG
- a CDS encoding hypothetical protein (product_source=COG1415; cog=COG1415; pfam=PF05559) — MNEDKRQARRYHWHSESLKSFVDEPHSAIDGPAQGEIVNLTDHRAETSRAAQLDLLAELGPDRILAEYEALNSEQPKQALLPPPHHAGAP, encoded by the coding sequence ATGAACGAAGACAAACGACAGGCGCGCCGCTACCACTGGCATTCTGAAAGCCTGAAGAGTTTCGTCGACGAGCCACACAGCGCCATCGATGGCCCAGCTCAAGGCGAGATCGTCAATCTCACCGATCATCGCGCGGAAACCTCGCGCGCCGCTCAGCTCGACCTTCTTGCCGAACTGGGCCCCGACCGCATTCTGGCTGAGTACGAGGCGCTGAACAGCGAGCAGCCGAAGCAAGCTCTGCTTCCCCCACCTCATCATGCCGGCGCACCATGA
- a CDS encoding hypothetical protein (product_source=Hypo-rule applied; cleavage_site_network=SignalP-noTM; smart=SM01414), giving the protein MKRIAPALVLSGFIMSPALAMLGIPESPSLAPHHVQQVQMSGERSGVNSGIRPGMQTGIRPGFQPGFAGTGAIPGGYGFGPRSAIASGVARGVLPASKTNPMVAGQQPAPGYCWYYTNRSRTRGFWDVCPDRVPRRD; this is encoded by the coding sequence ATGAAGCGCATTGCACCAGCTCTCGTTTTGAGCGGCTTCATCATGAGTCCGGCTCTTGCAATGCTGGGCATACCGGAAAGCCCGTCCCTGGCACCTCATCATGTGCAGCAAGTCCAGATGAGCGGCGAGAGAAGCGGCGTGAACTCGGGCATTCGCCCTGGCATGCAGACCGGCATCCGCCCGGGATTCCAGCCGGGTTTTGCCGGAACGGGCGCGATACCCGGCGGCTATGGCTTCGGACCGCGCAGCGCCATCGCCTCTGGCGTGGCGCGCGGCGTTCTCCCGGCCTCTAAAACCAACCCGATGGTGGCCGGGCAGCAGCCTGCGCCGGGCTATTGCTGGTACTACACCAACCGTTCGCGCACCCGCGGCTTCTGGGATGTGTGTCCGGATCGCGTTCCTCGGCGCGATTGA
- a CDS encoding alkylated DNA repair dioxygenase AlkB (product_source=COG3145; cath_funfam=2.60.120.590; cog=COG3145; pfam=PF13532; superfamily=51197): protein MSDQLTLFAASSPMPEGLHYTEDFISPAIEQELIAHVAALPLQPFQFGIYEGKRRVASFGFRYDYTLRRLQNAEQIPPWLFPLVAQIEEYGGECTRIAQVLCTEYDTGVGIGWHRDKPQFDRIFGLSLGSSCKFRFRKPNGSKWQRFTLDAAPRSLYMMSGESRRVWEHSIPGVEAPRYSITFRTMAENS, encoded by the coding sequence TTGTCTGACCAACTCACCCTCTTTGCAGCGTCGTCGCCTATGCCCGAAGGCCTGCACTACACCGAGGATTTCATTTCGCCCGCCATCGAGCAGGAGCTGATCGCGCATGTCGCAGCACTGCCGCTGCAGCCGTTTCAGTTCGGGATCTATGAAGGCAAGCGCCGCGTGGCGTCGTTCGGCTTTCGCTACGACTACACGCTGCGGCGGCTTCAAAATGCGGAACAAATCCCGCCCTGGCTGTTTCCTCTCGTCGCGCAGATTGAAGAATACGGTGGCGAATGCACGCGGATCGCACAGGTGCTCTGCACGGAGTACGATACCGGCGTCGGCATCGGCTGGCATCGCGACAAGCCGCAATTCGACAGGATCTTCGGGCTGTCGCTGGGCTCGTCCTGCAAATTCCGTTTCCGTAAACCGAATGGCAGTAAGTGGCAGCGCTTCACGCTCGATGCGGCGCCGCGCTCGCTTTACATGATGTCCGGCGAGTCACGTCGGGTGTGGGAGCACAGCATTCCCGGCGTCGAAGCACCGCGCTATTCGATCACCTTCCGCACCATGGCTGAGAACTCCTGA
- a CDS encoding DNA end-binding protein Ku (product_source=KO:K10979; cath_funfam=2.40.290.10; cog=COG1273; ko=KO:K10979; pfam=PF02735; smart=SM00559; superfamily=100939; tigrfam=TIGR02772) has protein sequence MAPRANWKGFLRLSLVTCPVALYPATSDSEKISFNQINKNTGHRIKYMKVDAETGDEVGSDDIIKGYKVDTDTYVQVTKEELDNIALESTRTIDIDEFVPKAEIDTRYLIRPYYLVPDGKIGHDAFGVIRETIRKMDMVALGRVVLTNREHIIALEPLGKGLMGNLLRYPYEVRDEKEYFDDIQDVKITKDMLDLAQHIVEGKSGEFEPEKFEDHYETALIELINKKKNGQRIEAPAKSRTAGNVVDLMDALRKSLAGGRAPAPAKSTASGAKPKRAKKRAEGQREMLLPIAGKGGERKKAEKQAEKPQRSTSRGRKAS, from the coding sequence ATGGCCCCGCGAGCCAATTGGAAGGGTTTTCTGCGTCTATCCTTGGTGACCTGCCCCGTGGCGCTTTATCCAGCCACCTCGGACTCCGAGAAGATCAGCTTCAACCAGATCAACAAGAACACCGGCCATCGCATTAAATACATGAAGGTGGACGCGGAAACCGGCGACGAAGTCGGCAGCGACGACATCATCAAGGGCTACAAGGTCGACACCGATACCTATGTGCAGGTGACGAAAGAAGAGCTCGACAACATCGCGCTGGAGTCCACCCGCACCATCGACATCGACGAGTTCGTGCCCAAGGCCGAGATCGACACGCGCTATTTGATCCGCCCTTACTATCTCGTGCCGGACGGCAAGATCGGCCACGACGCCTTCGGCGTGATCCGCGAGACGATCCGGAAGATGGACATGGTGGCGCTCGGCCGCGTGGTGCTCACCAACCGCGAACACATCATCGCACTCGAGCCGCTCGGCAAGGGCCTGATGGGCAACCTGCTGCGCTATCCTTACGAGGTGCGCGACGAGAAGGAATATTTCGACGACATCCAGGACGTGAAGATCACCAAGGATATGCTTGATCTCGCGCAGCATATCGTCGAGGGAAAATCCGGCGAGTTCGAGCCGGAGAAGTTCGAGGACCACTACGAGACCGCGCTGATCGAATTGATTAACAAGAAGAAGAACGGTCAGCGCATCGAGGCGCCGGCGAAGTCGCGCACCGCCGGCAACGTGGTCGATCTCATGGACGCGCTGCGCAAGAGCCTTGCCGGCGGCAGAGCCCCCGCCCCTGCGAAATCCACCGCATCCGGCGCCAAGCCGAAGCGCGCCAAGAAGCGCGCGGAAGGCCAGCGCGAGATGCTGTTGCCGATCGCGGGCAAAGGCGGCGAGCGCAAGAAAGCAGAGAAGCAGGCAGAGAAGCCGCAACGCTCCACCTCGCGCGGCAGGAAGGCAAGCTGA
- a CDS encoding ATPase subunit of ABC transporter with duplicated ATPase domains (product_source=COG0488; cath_funfam=3.40.50.300; cog=COG0488; pfam=PF00005; smart=SM00382; superfamily=52540), whose protein sequence is MSVSASITLSHLAWSAPDGRQLYSDLSLSFNAERAGLVGRNGVGKTTLLKLIEGEVRPHAGAVSVNGTLGVLRQSVQIAREETIADLFGVRERLAVLRRAEVGGASNDELADADWTLESRIANALADAGLDAEPETRLATLSGGQRTRASLAALTFAEPDFLLLDEPTNNLDGDGRAAVIALLAKWRAGAIVVSHDRELLETMDAIVELTSLGATRYGGNWGLYREQKALELAAARYDLADAEKRVAEVARSAQTTAERKARKDSAGKKQSRKGGTPRIVLGSMQDRSEASSGDNARLAERRQAQALEDAASARERIEILQPLTIVVPPTRLPSTKTVLTIDRLSAGYNSEFPIIRDLSFAISGPERVAVTGPNGTGKTTLLAVITGQLEPFAGTVQVMTKFARLDQRVSLLDPALSIRDNFKRINPEADENACRAALARFMFRADAALQIVATLSGGQMLRAGLACVLGGSTPPPLLILDEPTNHLDIDAIEAVEAGLRAYDGALLVVSHDSTFLDAIGITRRLELSRLQI, encoded by the coding sequence ATGTCCGTATCTGCCTCCATCACGCTGTCTCATCTTGCCTGGTCCGCGCCTGACGGCCGGCAACTCTATTCCGATCTTTCTTTAAGCTTCAACGCCGAGCGCGCCGGCCTCGTCGGCCGCAATGGCGTGGGCAAGACCACGCTGTTGAAGCTGATCGAGGGCGAAGTGCGCCCTCACGCAGGTGCGGTCAGCGTCAATGGGACGCTCGGCGTGCTGCGCCAAAGTGTGCAGATCGCGCGTGAAGAGACCATCGCCGACCTCTTCGGCGTTCGCGAGCGGCTTGCCGTGCTTCGCCGCGCCGAAGTTGGCGGAGCCAGCAATGACGAGCTTGCCGATGCCGACTGGACCCTGGAGTCGCGCATTGCGAATGCGCTCGCCGACGCCGGTCTCGATGCAGAACCTGAGACACGTCTCGCGACGTTGTCGGGCGGACAGCGCACGCGCGCCAGCCTCGCGGCATTGACCTTCGCCGAGCCTGACTTTCTGCTGCTGGACGAGCCGACTAACAATCTCGACGGCGACGGCCGCGCGGCGGTGATCGCTCTGCTCGCAAAGTGGCGAGCGGGCGCGATTGTCGTGAGCCATGATCGCGAGCTGCTTGAAACCATGGATGCCATCGTTGAACTGACATCGCTCGGCGCGACACGCTATGGCGGCAACTGGGGTCTCTATCGCGAACAGAAGGCACTGGAGCTTGCCGCCGCACGGTATGATCTGGCCGACGCCGAAAAGCGCGTTGCCGAGGTGGCGCGCAGCGCGCAGACAACAGCCGAACGCAAGGCGCGCAAGGACAGCGCGGGAAAGAAGCAAAGCCGCAAGGGCGGGACGCCGCGCATCGTGCTCGGCAGCATGCAGGATCGCAGCGAAGCGAGCAGCGGCGACAATGCACGCCTTGCGGAACGGCGGCAGGCACAGGCGCTCGAAGATGCAGCAAGCGCGCGCGAGCGCATCGAAATTTTGCAGCCGCTCACCATTGTGGTGCCGCCTACCCGCCTGCCCTCAACTAAGACGGTGCTGACGATTGACAGATTAAGCGCGGGCTACAATTCGGAGTTTCCAATCATCCGCGACCTCTCGTTCGCCATCAGCGGGCCCGAGCGGGTCGCGGTGACCGGGCCGAACGGCACGGGCAAAACAACGCTACTCGCAGTCATCACTGGGCAACTCGAGCCGTTCGCGGGCACGGTCCAGGTGATGACAAAGTTCGCCAGGCTCGACCAGCGCGTCAGCCTGCTCGATCCGGCGCTGTCGATCCGTGACAACTTCAAGCGGATCAATCCGGAGGCGGATGAAAACGCCTGTCGCGCCGCGCTTGCGCGCTTCATGTTTCGCGCCGATGCGGCACTGCAGATCGTTGCGACACTCAGCGGTGGCCAGATGCTGCGCGCGGGCCTTGCCTGCGTGCTGGGCGGATCAACGCCACCGCCTCTGCTGATCCTCGACGAGCCGACCAATCATCTGGACATCGACGCCATCGAGGCCGTGGAAGCAGGGCTGCGCGCCTATGACGGCGCCCTGCTCGTCGTCAGCCATGACAGCACCTTCCTTGACGCAATCGGCATCACGCGCCGTCTGGAATTGTCGCGCTTGCAAATCTAG
- a CDS encoding hypothetical protein (product_source=Hypo-rule applied; cath_funfam=4.10.400.10; cleavage_site_network=SignalP-noTM; pfam=PF13670) — translation MIRVAALILASLATATVARADQPGPDWMPAEKVIEKILQAGYSQVTKIEADDGRWEGEGIKNGKKMDFHADPKTGAITHERPDD, via the coding sequence ATGATAAGGGTTGCTGCTCTCATCCTTGCTTCGCTGGCCACAGCGACTGTGGCGCGTGCAGACCAGCCGGGACCGGACTGGATGCCGGCTGAAAAGGTAATCGAGAAGATCCTGCAGGCGGGATATTCCCAGGTGACGAAGATCGAGGCCGACGACGGCCGATGGGAAGGCGAGGGCATCAAGAACGGCAAGAAGATGGATTTCCATGCCGATCCCAAGACCGGGGCGATCACGCACGAAAGGCCGGACGACTGA
- a CDS encoding hypothetical protein (product_source=COG1415; cog=COG1415; pfam=PF05559), whose amino-acid sequence MHHYGRDEFLQRLSHPFWFQSFGAVMGMDWHSSGITTSVIGALKRGLAPLQGELGIHVCGGRGQHSRKTPAELQALGDRIGFDGAKLTRASRLVAKVDSAAVQDGFDLICTGSSSPMTASGPWCSRA is encoded by the coding sequence GTGCATCACTACGGCCGCGATGAATTCCTGCAGCGCCTGTCGCATCCATTCTGGTTTCAGTCGTTCGGCGCCGTGATGGGAATGGACTGGCATTCGTCCGGCATCACCACCAGCGTAATCGGCGCCTTGAAACGCGGTCTTGCCCCGCTGCAGGGTGAACTCGGCATCCACGTCTGCGGCGGGCGCGGTCAACATTCACGAAAGACGCCCGCCGAACTTCAGGCGCTGGGTGATCGCATCGGCTTCGACGGAGCCAAGCTCACCCGCGCCAGCCGCTTGGTGGCAAAGGTCGACAGCGCGGCGGTGCAGGACGGCTTCGATCTTATCTGCACGGGTTCTTCGTCACCGATGACGGCAAGTGGACCGTGGTGCAGCAGGGCATGA
- a CDS encoding hypothetical protein (product_source=Hypo-rule applied), producing the protein MGIDRWKQEHRNWRPSGARHVVRETEPDEPSPPALSVAPREKPPSAKPRAAKKQAASSSGSSSGSGNRSSDDVQPKRSKR; encoded by the coding sequence ATGGGCATCGACCGCTGGAAGCAGGAGCATCGCAACTGGCGCCCCAGCGGCGCGAGGCACGTGGTCCGCGAGACGGAGCCGGACGAGCCCTCGCCCCCTGCGCTCTCTGTGGCGCCGCGTGAAAAGCCACCAAGTGCAAAGCCGCGTGCCGCGAAGAAGCAAGCAGCCTCTTCTTCCGGCAGCTCTTCCGGCAGCGGCAATCGCTCTTCTGACGACGTCCAACCCAAGCGAAGCAAGCGTTGA
- a CDS encoding hypothetical protein (product_source=Hypo-rule applied), whose protein sequence is MLNQTTASKYSRQSAPQYEANFGFGTLVPFNVCAAANPRQCLVGRDIAIVAGANASAVACMRVRDTSTKAMLAARAKERLDLADVEEHQVGCLQMKRLARWFRTFFRRRQRPVSDDDLPFTTEEFARLIASGRSEDMQILARGLSRPNPSSRIELESS, encoded by the coding sequence ATGTTAAATCAAACGACCGCTAGCAAATATTCGCGACAGAGTGCGCCGCAGTATGAGGCGAATTTCGGATTCGGGACACTAGTTCCGTTCAACGTTTGCGCTGCCGCAAATCCGCGGCAGTGTTTGGTTGGTCGTGACATCGCCATTGTTGCCGGTGCTAATGCTTCGGCTGTCGCGTGCATGCGTGTGCGGGACACTAGCACAAAGGCAATGCTTGCAGCGCGCGCCAAGGAACGCTTAGACTTGGCCGACGTTGAAGAGCATCAAGTGGGGTGCCTTCAGATGAAGCGACTGGCTCGGTGGTTCAGGACTTTCTTTCGCAGGAGACAGCGCCCGGTCTCCGATGACGATCTGCCATTTACGACTGAAGAATTTGCGCGGCTGATCGCAAGCGGCCGGTCTGAAGACATGCAGATTCTCGCGCGCGGCTTGTCCCGCCCCAATCCGTCATCCCGTATCGAGCTGGAATCATCCTGA
- a CDS encoding hypothetical protein (product_source=Hypo-rule applied; superfamily=47661) codes for MKQSDAYRENSNNCRRLAEDALDEPQRKRYQRMAEAWQALAEEQDWLDGVSSEPSEKQSSPS; via the coding sequence ATGAAGCAATCAGACGCTTACCGCGAAAACTCCAACAATTGCCGCAGGCTCGCCGAAGACGCATTGGATGAACCGCAGCGTAAACGCTACCAGCGCATGGCGGAAGCATGGCAAGCTCTTGCCGAAGAGCAGGACTGGCTCGACGGCGTGTCGTCTGAACCATCTGAAAAACAATCATCGCCGAGCTGA
- a CDS encoding hypothetical protein (product_source=Hypo-rule applied) encodes MSAPSIVPSETFYIVRDQASDGDVLREIEVRRSHFDDVLSDMVAARYRKPVAVYAFNPEEGWSRDVSEKFARELQSLIDVTQNELNVSVDEFMRRHAWHGQQLRLRL; translated from the coding sequence ATGAGTGCCCCGTCGATTGTCCCCTCCGAGACCTTCTATATTGTCCGGGATCAGGCTTCCGACGGCGACGTGCTTCGCGAAATAGAAGTGAGACGCTCCCATTTCGATGACGTGCTAAGCGACATGGTCGCGGCGCGCTACCGCAAGCCGGTTGCCGTCTATGCATTCAACCCGGAAGAAGGCTGGTCGCGCGACGTCTCGGAGAAATTTGCGCGGGAATTGCAAAGCCTGATTGATGTCACGCAAAACGAGCTAAACGTCTCGGTCGATGAGTTCATGCGACGCCACGCATGGCACGGGCAGCAGCTACGCCTTCGCCTTTGA